In Haloplanus rubicundus, one DNA window encodes the following:
- a CDS encoding HalOD1 output domain-containing protein — MTDGNAWGVVWDDDHDAYTMRFGRDGLAPSVAVAVILEMALDVETGPLFDYVDPDALDAIVAGPETTVTVTFDVESAVVTVHGDGHVFVRP, encoded by the coding sequence ATGACCGACGGCAACGCTTGGGGCGTGGTCTGGGACGACGACCACGACGCCTACACGATGCGATTCGGTCGCGACGGTCTCGCCCCTAGCGTCGCCGTCGCCGTGATTCTGGAGATGGCACTCGATGTGGAAACCGGTCCTCTCTTCGACTACGTCGACCCCGACGCGCTCGACGCCATCGTCGCCGGTCCCGAAACCACGGTGACGGTCACGTTCGACGTCGAATCGGCCGTGGTGACCGTCCACGGCGACGGCCACGTGTTCGTTCGGCCCTAG
- a CDS encoding acylphosphatase, whose product MSDRTRARVFVSGRVQGVYYRANTRDAARARDVDGWVRNLADGRVEAVFEGSEAAVEEMIEWCHTGSPAATVRDVDVSYEEPRAESGFSIRR is encoded by the coding sequence ATGAGCGACCGAACGCGGGCCCGGGTGTTCGTTTCCGGCCGGGTCCAGGGCGTCTACTACCGGGCGAACACCCGCGACGCCGCACGCGCCAGAGACGTCGACGGCTGGGTGCGCAACTTGGCGGACGGCCGTGTCGAGGCCGTCTTCGAGGGCAGCGAGGCGGCCGTCGAGGAGATGATCGAGTGGTGTCACACCGGTAGTCCCGCCGCCACCGTCCGCGACGTCGACGTATCGTACGAGGAGCCACGGGCCGAATCGGGGTTCTCGATCCGGCGATGA
- a CDS encoding ABC transporter ATP-binding protein, which yields MSSADAATDDEVPVVDLTDVTKTYDLGGVVEALAGVSLTLPEGSYTAVMGPSGSGKSTLLNLIGALDTPTEGRVVVAGQDVGTATEAERAGLRGTEVGFVFQTFNLLPRLTAVENVALPLVFAGVPRDERTARARELLADVGLGDRTDHLPTELSGGQRQRVAIARALVADPALVLADEPTGNVDTETGGRVLDIFDDLHARGNTLLLVTHERHVAERAERIVHVRDGELVRVEDLGAEADD from the coding sequence ATGAGTTCCGCCGACGCGGCGACGGACGACGAGGTCCCCGTCGTCGACCTGACCGACGTCACGAAGACCTACGATCTGGGCGGCGTCGTGGAGGCGCTGGCGGGGGTCTCGCTCACGCTTCCGGAGGGGTCGTACACTGCGGTGATGGGGCCGAGCGGCTCCGGCAAGTCGACGCTGTTGAACCTGATCGGCGCGCTCGATACGCCCACCGAGGGTCGAGTCGTCGTCGCCGGACAGGACGTGGGGACGGCCACGGAGGCGGAACGGGCGGGCCTCCGCGGCACCGAAGTCGGCTTCGTCTTCCAGACGTTCAACCTCCTCCCGCGGCTGACGGCGGTGGAGAACGTCGCCCTGCCGCTCGTCTTCGCGGGCGTCCCGCGCGACGAGCGGACGGCGCGCGCCCGGGAGTTGTTGGCCGACGTGGGGCTCGGCGACCGGACCGACCACCTCCCGACCGAACTGTCGGGCGGCCAGCGCCAGCGCGTCGCCATCGCCCGCGCGCTCGTCGCCGACCCGGCCCTCGTCCTCGCGGACGAACCGACGGGGAACGTCGACACCGAAACCGGCGGGCGGGTGCTCGACATCTTCGACGACCTGCACGCCCGCGGCAACACGCTCCTCCTCGTCACCCACGAGCGCCACGTCGCGGAACGGGCCGAGCGAATCGTCCACGTCAGGGACGGCGAACTGGTCCGGGTCGAGGACCTCGGCGCGGAGGCGGACGACTGA
- a CDS encoding DUF5794 domain-containing protein, whose protein sequence is MSVSQHPVALRLERQVGGATKLLATVMALPLIDGIFPALILAGALTYPFGILEAGLLIFGGSATVAVVLAEMDGSPRERMRAIALLGVVLLPAAAIEAALAPTVQTVIDMAVFQRFAGLVILTVAAKTASARVGEYLPRPAVIIGLGLVASLQPAGASVTFVTDSGLVLRGVAAAGVGVGFAMLVAALGPVLQESVDLDLFRFGSAVALGMLALSVLGLMPTEAPVALGVLCVTAVFSYDPDAASAAEADGDVDQDGDAADASDEDDAPATADDDARPSPFPIEDESRAPWL, encoded by the coding sequence ATGAGCGTCTCACAGCATCCGGTCGCACTCCGCCTCGAGCGACAGGTGGGCGGCGCGACCAAGCTCCTCGCCACGGTGATGGCCCTCCCGCTGATCGACGGCATCTTCCCGGCGTTGATCCTGGCTGGCGCGCTCACGTACCCGTTCGGCATCCTCGAGGCCGGCCTGCTCATCTTCGGTGGATCGGCGACCGTCGCCGTCGTCCTCGCGGAGATGGACGGATCGCCCCGCGAGCGGATGCGGGCCATCGCCCTGTTGGGCGTCGTCCTGCTCCCCGCGGCGGCCATCGAGGCGGCACTGGCGCCGACGGTCCAGACCGTCATCGATATGGCCGTCTTCCAGCGGTTCGCCGGGCTGGTCATCCTGACCGTCGCGGCGAAGACGGCGAGTGCCCGGGTCGGCGAGTACCTGCCCCGGCCGGCGGTCATCATCGGTCTCGGCCTCGTCGCCAGCCTCCAGCCCGCCGGTGCGTCGGTGACGTTCGTCACCGACTCCGGCCTCGTCCTCCGCGGCGTCGCCGCCGCGGGCGTCGGCGTCGGCTTCGCCATGCTGGTCGCGGCGCTCGGGCCGGTGCTCCAGGAGTCGGTCGACCTCGACCTGTTCCGGTTCGGGAGCGCCGTCGCCCTCGGGATGCTCGCCCTGTCGGTCCTCGGCCTGATGCCCACCGAGGCGCCCGTCGCGCTGGGCGTCCTCTGTGTGACCGCGGTGTTCTCGTACGATCCCGACGCCGCCTCGGCGGCCGAGGCGGACGGCGACGTGGATCAGGACGGGGACGCCGCCGACGCGAGCGACGAGGACGACGCCCCGGCCACCGCCGACGACGACGCCCGCCCGTCCCCGTTCCCCATCGAGGACGAGTCGCGGGCGCCGTGGCTCTGA
- a CDS encoding nuclear transport factor 2 family protein — protein sequence MTTEDVLDHHLDAFTGQDLDECLADYTDDSVIITNMGTFRGLDEIEDLFAGLFEEFSQEGSTIELDQKEIEGEYAYIVWHGETPDNDYEFCTDTFVVEDGAITQQTFAGKVEPKA from the coding sequence ATGACGACCGAAGACGTACTCGACCACCACCTCGACGCGTTCACCGGACAGGACTTAGACGAGTGTCTCGCCGACTACACCGACGACTCCGTCATCATCACCAACATGGGCACCTTCCGGGGCCTCGACGAAATCGAGGACCTGTTCGCCGGGCTGTTCGAGGAGTTCTCCCAGGAGGGCTCGACGATCGAACTCGACCAGAAGGAAATCGAAGGCGAGTACGCCTACATCGTCTGGCACGGGGAGACGCCGGACAACGACTACGAGTTCTGTACCGACACGTTCGTGGTCGAGGACGGCGCCATCACCCAGCAGACGTTCGCCGGAAAGGTCGAACCGAAGGCCTAG
- the lysW gene encoding lysine biosynthesis protein LysW → MPECVECGAEVTLHEDLEVGEIVDCGTCGAELEVIGVDPVELDAAPELEEDWGE, encoded by the coding sequence ATGCCCGAGTGCGTCGAATGTGGGGCCGAAGTAACCCTGCACGAGGATCTGGAAGTCGGAGAGATCGTCGACTGTGGGACCTGTGGCGCCGAACTCGAAGTCATCGGTGTCGATCCCGTCGAACTGGACGCCGCCCCCGAACTCGAAGAGGACTGGGGCGAGTAG
- a CDS encoding pyruvoyl-dependent arginine decarboxylase produces the protein MPIDVVWGTGSGRTELGAFDAALSDANVHNYNLVELSSIVPEGATVERVGALDSGRWTTGDLVAVVLASRTSSTPGERVAAGLGWALAEEGGVFVENDAPTAAACERLLDANLADARSIRDWHWTGESERQVVEGVVGDAGAGAAVVAAVFHPISGGYRDDDR, from the coding sequence ATGCCGATTGACGTCGTCTGGGGAACGGGGTCGGGACGGACCGAACTCGGGGCCTTCGACGCCGCCCTGAGCGACGCGAACGTCCACAACTACAACCTGGTCGAACTCTCCTCCATCGTCCCCGAGGGGGCGACGGTCGAACGCGTCGGCGCGCTCGACTCGGGGCGGTGGACGACGGGCGACCTGGTGGCGGTCGTCCTGGCGTCGCGGACGTCGTCGACGCCGGGCGAACGGGTCGCCGCCGGCCTCGGCTGGGCGCTCGCCGAGGAGGGCGGCGTCTTCGTCGAGAACGACGCGCCGACGGCCGCGGCGTGCGAGCGGCTCCTAGACGCGAACCTCGCGGACGCGCGGTCGATTCGCGACTGGCACTGGACGGGCGAGAGCGAGCGGCAAGTCGTCGAGGGCGTCGTCGGCGACGCGGGCGCCGGGGCGGCGGTGGTCGCCGCCGTCTTCCACCCCATCTCGGGCGGTTACCGCGACGACGACCGGTAG
- a CDS encoding VOC family protein, translating to MIRPHHFGVTVTDLDRAVEFYRDTFGLDSVERFAVSGAAFAAGVGVEGATGRFAHFVLDGARIELVEYDPAGPAASESDVNQPGATHLGLAVDDLDAFYADLDPGVETISEPRTTESGTRILFVRDPDGTLIEVLEP from the coding sequence GTGATCCGACCACACCACTTCGGCGTCACCGTGACCGACCTCGACCGTGCGGTCGAGTTCTACCGCGACACCTTCGGCCTGGATTCGGTCGAGCGCTTCGCCGTCTCCGGGGCGGCGTTCGCCGCCGGCGTCGGTGTCGAGGGCGCGACGGGGCGGTTCGCCCACTTCGTCCTCGACGGAGCCCGGATCGAACTCGTCGAGTACGACCCCGCGGGGCCCGCGGCGTCCGAATCCGACGTGAACCAGCCCGGTGCGACGCATCTGGGCCTCGCCGTCGACGACCTGGACGCCTTCTACGCCGACCTCGATCCGGGCGTCGAGACGATAAGCGAGCCCCGAACGACCGAGAGCGGGACGCGAATCCTGTTCGTCCGCGACCCGGATGGGACCCTGATCGAGGTACTGGAGCCGTGA
- a CDS encoding DUF7344 domain-containing protein produces the protein MDENTSDEPTDRPAAPTEQEVFDILSNRRRRYALYALLNDDTTTIGSLAERIAAWENDCTVDEVTSTERKRVYTALQQSHLPKLERTGLVSFDRETGRVHPTDTVDEMDIYLEVVSEEQLSWDQYYLGLSAVAVGIVVAIWLGLPPFRALSPLLWMTFVVGLFAVSAAIHNYRSANLDAASEPPEVSRRS, from the coding sequence ATGGATGAGAACACGTCGGACGAGCCGACGGATCGTCCCGCCGCGCCGACGGAGCAGGAAGTGTTCGATATCCTGTCGAATCGACGGCGTCGGTACGCACTGTACGCGCTGTTGAACGACGACACGACGACCATCGGGTCACTCGCCGAACGGATCGCAGCCTGGGAGAACGACTGCACCGTCGACGAGGTGACCTCGACGGAGCGAAAGCGCGTCTACACGGCGCTTCAGCAGTCACACCTGCCGAAGCTGGAGCGAACGGGACTGGTCAGCTTCGACCGCGAAACCGGCCGAGTTCATCCCACCGACACCGTCGACGAGATGGACATCTACCTCGAAGTCGTCAGCGAGGAGCAGCTGTCGTGGGATCAGTACTATCTGGGCCTCTCGGCGGTGGCGGTCGGTATCGTCGTCGCCATCTGGCTCGGTCTCCCGCCGTTTCGCGCCCTCTCGCCGCTGCTCTGGATGACGTTCGTCGTGGGGCTGTTCGCCGTCTCCGCGGCCATCCACAACTACCGGTCTGCGAACCTCGACGCCGCCAGCGAGCCGCCGGAAGTCAGCCGTCGGTCCTGA
- a CDS encoding DUF4242 domain-containing protein, protein MNDYLILRELPEPISRDDLHAAAEQSGETLEELRSEGVDIRWVDSEVLTNDDGEVTGTFCHYQAESEDAVREHADRAGLPATRIDRQGEPLAGED, encoded by the coding sequence ATGAACGACTACCTCATCCTCCGCGAACTGCCCGAACCGATCAGCCGTGACGACCTCCACGCAGCCGCCGAGCAGTCGGGCGAGACGCTCGAGGAACTCCGCTCCGAGGGCGTCGACATCCGCTGGGTCGACTCCGAGGTGCTGACGAACGACGACGGCGAGGTGACGGGCACCTTCTGTCACTATCAGGCCGAAAGCGAGGACGCGGTGCGCGAACACGCCGACCGCGCCGGTCTCCCGGCCACGCGGATCGACCGACAGGGCGAACCCCTCGCCGGCGAGGACTGA
- a CDS encoding universal stress protein, with amino-acid sequence MTFVVPFDGSELAEAALVRAVEFAAVLDERVVTVSAIPEGNASYARERGWLDPGEEFDLESVVAHLHEAVTAHAPAAEFRYEVVGRRAPPGTIATRLRERARAEDASMVFVGSENAGRLVSSLGSVGETVATDDAYDVVIVRHRTPSKIERVDDASPFRGAKSDFYEG; translated from the coding sequence ATGACCTTCGTGGTGCCGTTCGACGGGTCGGAGCTCGCGGAAGCCGCGCTGGTGCGTGCCGTCGAGTTCGCGGCCGTCCTCGACGAACGGGTCGTCACGGTCAGCGCGATTCCCGAGGGGAACGCGTCGTACGCCCGGGAGCGCGGCTGGCTCGACCCGGGCGAGGAGTTCGACCTCGAGTCGGTGGTGGCGCATCTCCACGAGGCGGTGACCGCACACGCCCCAGCAGCGGAGTTTCGGTACGAAGTCGTCGGCCGGCGGGCACCCCCGGGGACGATTGCGACCCGCCTCCGCGAACGGGCCCGGGCCGAGGACGCGTCGATGGTGTTCGTCGGCAGCGAGAACGCCGGCCGGCTCGTCTCCTCGTTGGGTAGCGTCGGCGAAACCGTCGCCACCGACGACGCGTACGACGTGGTGATCGTCCGGCACCGGACGCCGTCGAAAATCGAGCGCGTCGACGACGCTTCGCCGTTTCGAGGGGCAAAATCCGACTTCTACGAGGGGTGA
- a CDS encoding DUF555 domain-containing protein, with product MSNYLVAMEAAWLVRDVEDVDDAIGVAVSEAGKRLNEQDKEYVEVEVGVTPCPACGEPFDSAFIAANTALVGLLLEIEVFNADGENHATRIAKSEVGGALRDVPLSVIEVVETEAEED from the coding sequence ATGAGCAACTATCTCGTCGCCATGGAGGCGGCCTGGTTGGTTCGTGATGTCGAGGACGTCGACGACGCCATCGGCGTCGCGGTCAGCGAAGCGGGCAAACGTCTCAACGAACAGGACAAGGAGTACGTCGAAGTCGAGGTGGGCGTTACCCCGTGTCCGGCCTGTGGCGAACCCTTCGATTCGGCGTTCATCGCCGCCAACACCGCCCTCGTCGGCCTCCTCCTCGAAATCGAGGTGTTCAACGCCGACGGCGAGAACCACGCCACCCGCATCGCGAAAAGCGAAGTCGGCGGCGCCCTCCGCGACGTGCCCCTGTCGGTCATCGAAGTCGTCGAAACCGAGGCCGAGGAGGACTGA
- a CDS encoding ferritin family protein, protein MDADGLRAAVEAEHADGLSLLGSPDLLVALSGGDPDPAALLRAAADSEYAARETFREWADAAANPALRETFAGVADQEADHFRRVRAAMADPADHDAERAGPMHAYLRGREDPIQQVAGGMVGRTLVSLRTHERLIDFFAAADDRDRADLFRDLRAETAACLDDGLATLDERAEGDDWAAAEAVAGYTIRLAADDLRDALRDA, encoded by the coding sequence ATGGACGCCGATGGCCTCCGGGCGGCGGTCGAAGCCGAACACGCCGACGGGCTTTCCCTCCTCGGCTCCCCCGACCTCCTGGTGGCGCTCTCGGGCGGCGACCCCGACCCCGCGGCGCTGTTGCGGGCGGCCGCGGACAGCGAGTACGCCGCCCGCGAGACGTTTCGCGAGTGGGCCGACGCCGCGGCCAACCCCGCCCTCCGCGAGACGTTCGCCGGGGTGGCGGACCAGGAGGCCGACCACTTCCGACGGGTCCGGGCCGCGATGGCCGACCCCGCCGATCACGACGCCGAACGCGCCGGGCCGATGCACGCCTACCTCCGGGGTCGCGAGGACCCGATCCAGCAGGTCGCGGGCGGGATGGTCGGGCGGACGCTCGTCAGCCTGCGCACCCACGAACGGCTGATCGACTTCTTCGCCGCCGCCGACGACCGCGACCGGGCCGACCTCTTTCGGGACCTCCGGGCGGAGACGGCCGCCTGTCTCGACGACGGTCTCGCGACGCTCGACGAACGGGCCGAGGGCGACGACTGGGCGGCCGCCGAGGCCGTCGCGGGCTACACGATCCGCCTCGCGGCCGACGACCTCCGGGACGCCCTGCGGGACGCGTGA
- a CDS encoding LolA family protein, which produces MQPTFGDWRRLVLVVVAVSLVVGAGAAITGGQSGQPSGDAVLNDTRDRYADAESLVTTAEVTVSNDTANRTATVDVAAAGNQSRTVVTTDNGTYRTGVNESIAWYVGPNRTAAWDRNASVRPTDTASVPTNLTDHSLDGWENVTAEYLRSDSDDGTDAHVVEVRHDDGEGTATLWIAQSDSRLLRAELTDGRNRTTVDYGDTQFNVSVHDSTFDPPADRIAVTSVERYDSFAAVQANTTLDLPTLDATFREASVLTRSSSTTVAQEYRDGGDNVTVISTTSDREFDRENATAVTVNGHDANVTAVRDRAVVYWTDGGVTTAVVVDAGEDRAVEVARRLDE; this is translated from the coding sequence ATGCAACCCACGTTCGGCGACTGGCGACGGCTCGTGCTCGTGGTCGTCGCGGTGTCGCTCGTGGTCGGCGCCGGCGCGGCGATCACGGGCGGCCAGTCCGGGCAGCCCTCCGGCGACGCGGTGCTCAACGACACCCGCGACCGCTACGCCGACGCCGAGAGTCTCGTGACCACCGCCGAGGTAACCGTCAGCAACGACACGGCCAACCGGACGGCGACGGTCGACGTCGCCGCCGCCGGCAACCAGTCCCGGACGGTCGTCACGACCGACAACGGAACCTACCGGACCGGCGTGAACGAATCCATCGCGTGGTACGTCGGCCCCAACCGCACCGCCGCGTGGGACCGCAACGCGTCCGTCCGTCCGACCGATACCGCCTCCGTGCCGACGAACCTCACCGACCACTCGCTCGACGGCTGGGAGAACGTCACCGCCGAGTACCTCCGGAGCGATAGCGACGACGGGACCGACGCCCACGTCGTCGAGGTGCGTCACGACGACGGCGAGGGGACCGCGACGCTCTGGATCGCCCAGTCCGATTCCCGCCTCCTCCGGGCGGAACTGACCGACGGCAGGAACCGGACGACGGTCGACTACGGCGACACGCAGTTCAACGTGAGCGTCCACGACAGCACGTTCGACCCGCCGGCGGACCGGATCGCCGTCACGTCCGTCGAGCGCTACGACTCCTTCGCGGCCGTGCAGGCAAACACGACCCTCGACCTGCCGACACTCGACGCCACCTTCCGCGAGGCGAGCGTGCTCACACGGTCGTCGTCGACGACGGTCGCTCAGGAGTATCGCGACGGCGGCGATAACGTGACCGTGATTTCGACGACGAGCGACCGCGAGTTCGACCGTGAGAACGCGACGGCGGTGACGGTGAACGGCCACGACGCGAACGTCACCGCGGTTCGTGACCGCGCCGTCGTCTACTGGACTGACGGCGGCGTGACCACGGCCGTCGTCGTCGACGCGGGCGAGGACCGGGCCGTCGAGGTGGCCCGCCGGCTGGACGAGTGA
- a CDS encoding ribbon-helix-helix domain-containing protein — translation MDEGDGLAEMETVTIELDAETLDEVDDIAFADHRENRAAAIRTLLDEWLKTKGE, via the coding sequence ATGGACGAGGGAGACGGACTCGCGGAGATGGAGACAGTGACCATCGAACTGGACGCGGAGACGCTCGACGAAGTCGACGACATCGCCTTCGCCGACCATCGGGAGAACCGAGCCGCGGCGATCAGGACCCTGCTCGACGAGTGGCTGAAGACGAAAGGCGAGTGA
- a CDS encoding universal stress protein, protein MYSDILVPTDGSDASAVALDHALSLAARYDARVHGLYVVDWEPYGLVEEGKSIVVDRLHDEGAAAVASVEEAAESAGVNVRTSVVEGDVHRRIIDYAGDEGIDLIVMGTHGRRGLDRLILGSVTERVVRSSPVPVLTVRQRPTDGDETRP, encoded by the coding sequence ATGTATAGTGATATTCTCGTGCCGACGGACGGCAGCGACGCGTCGGCGGTGGCGCTCGACCACGCGCTGAGTCTGGCCGCACGGTACGACGCTCGCGTTCACGGGTTGTACGTCGTCGACTGGGAGCCGTACGGCCTGGTGGAGGAGGGGAAGTCCATCGTCGTCGACAGGCTTCACGACGAAGGGGCGGCGGCCGTGGCGTCGGTCGAGGAGGCGGCCGAGTCGGCCGGGGTGAACGTGCGGACGAGCGTCGTCGAGGGCGACGTCCACCGACGCATCATCGACTACGCGGGCGACGAGGGCATCGATCTGATTGTGATGGGCACGCACGGGCGACGGGGGCTGGATCGCCTCATCCTCGGAAGCGTTACCGAGCGCGTCGTGCGGTCGTCGCCCGTGCCGGTGTTGACGGTGCGACAGCGGCCGACGGACGGGGACGAAACGCGACCGTAG
- a CDS encoding 2Fe-2S iron-sulfur cluster-binding protein, with protein sequence MTDYTVEFVGTGETIQVPETRTILSACLDAGIAQEYSCRVGMCLACSAEIIEGEVTQPAARALTEEEAESYALTCMARPQSDLVLHRGKYPPSIEDASATDAAAADDD encoded by the coding sequence ATGACCGACTACACCGTCGAGTTCGTCGGCACCGGCGAGACGATTCAGGTGCCCGAGACGCGGACCATCCTGTCGGCGTGTCTCGACGCCGGCATCGCACAGGAGTACTCCTGTCGCGTCGGGATGTGTCTCGCCTGTTCGGCCGAAATCATCGAGGGAGAGGTGACCCAGCCGGCCGCGCGGGCGCTGACCGAGGAAGAGGCCGAATCGTACGCCCTGACCTGCATGGCCCGCCCGCAGAGCGACCTGGTCCTGCACCGGGGCAAGTACCCGCCGAGCATCGAGGACGCGTCGGCGACCGACGCGGCCGCCGCGGACGACGACTGA
- a CDS encoding DUF3179 domain-containing protein, translated as MKSRHTRRGALALGVGVVGALAGCLGGTSGSAGSSESTGSSPASSPTASDADGPPAADHAPYVAYEASRLRNATVSGGVTKDGIPSIDEPSFLDASVAALDDGEIVFGVVRGDDVRAYPQRILVHHEIVNDRLDGVSVSVTYCPLTGTVLGFERGETTFGVSGTLVNSNLVMYDRATDSRWPQVLATAVEGPLEGRALREFEVVWTTWGRWRRRYPDTAVLSEDTGYARNYGIDPYGSYAPTVRGYYNRESTMFDPLATDDRLGTKTVVVGVRTDAGATAVSMDRLRTRGVVDATIGDDRLAFVHDPVLDAGHAYRVPADATVESATDAVRVDGERYAPDALPFERRHAIEAMWFAWAGFYPETTLHA; from the coding sequence ATGAAATCACGACACACGCGGCGTGGAGCGCTGGCACTCGGCGTGGGTGTCGTCGGCGCGCTGGCGGGATGTCTCGGCGGCACGTCGGGGTCGGCCGGATCGTCCGAATCGACGGGATCGTCACCCGCGTCGTCGCCGACTGCTTCCGACGCCGACGGCCCGCCGGCGGCGGACCACGCCCCGTACGTGGCGTACGAGGCGTCCCGCCTCCGCAATGCGACGGTCTCCGGCGGCGTGACCAAGGACGGCATCCCCTCCATCGACGAGCCGTCGTTTCTCGACGCGTCGGTCGCCGCCCTCGACGACGGCGAGATCGTGTTCGGCGTCGTCCGCGGCGACGACGTGCGGGCCTATCCACAGCGCATCCTCGTCCACCACGAAATCGTCAACGACCGGCTGGACGGCGTCTCGGTCAGCGTCACCTACTGCCCGCTCACGGGGACGGTGCTGGGGTTCGAACGCGGGGAAACCACCTTCGGCGTCTCGGGCACCCTCGTCAACAGCAACCTCGTGATGTACGACCGGGCGACCGATAGTCGGTGGCCGCAGGTGCTCGCGACGGCCGTCGAGGGACCGCTCGAAGGGCGCGCCCTCCGTGAGTTCGAGGTGGTCTGGACCACGTGGGGCCGGTGGCGACGGCGCTACCCCGACACCGCCGTGCTGTCGGAGGACACCGGCTACGCCCGCAACTACGGCATCGATCCCTACGGCTCCTACGCCCCGACGGTGCGCGGGTACTACAACCGGGAGTCGACCATGTTCGATCCGCTCGCGACCGACGACCGCCTCGGAACCAAGACCGTCGTCGTCGGCGTCCGCACCGACGCGGGCGCGACGGCCGTCTCGATGGATCGGCTCCGAACACGGGGCGTCGTCGACGCGACGATCGGCGACGATCGACTCGCGTTCGTCCACGACCCCGTCCTCGACGCCGGCCACGCCTACCGCGTCCCGGCCGACGCGACCGTCGAGTCGGCGACGGACGCCGTCCGCGTCGACGGCGAGCGGTACGCCCCCGACGCGCTCCCTTTCGAGCGGCGCCACGCCATCGAGGCGATGTGGTTCGCGTGGGCGGGCTTCTACCCGGAGACGACCCTCCATGCGTAA